In Janthinobacterium agaricidamnosum NBRC 102515 = DSM 9628, the DNA window AATTGGGAGCGACGCTCAGGCGTATCGCTTGCGACGGCCCGCAGGATTTTTACCACGGCACCAGCGCCGAACTGTTGCTGGCGCAGATGGGCCGCAACGGCGGGGCCATGACGAAACAGGATCTGGCCGGCTACCGCGCCGTATGGCGCGCGCCGTTGGTTGCCGCATGGCGCGATAAGCAGGTGGTGACAGCGCCGCCGCCGAGCTCGGGCGGGATTGGCCTGGTGCAGCACCTGATGATGAAAGAGGCGCTTGCCTCCGAGTTTGAAGGCGTCGCCCATAACTCCGCCCAGTACTTGCATCTGATCGCGGAAATCTCCAAGCGCGTGTTCGCCGATCGCGCCGAATATGTCGGCGACCCGGACTTCGCGGCGGTACCGGTGGAGCGCTTGCTGGACGCGGATTATCTGGCCCGCCGCGCAGCGGAAGTCGATCCGCACCGGCCGTCTGCGATGGCCAGCGTTGCGGCCGGGCTGGGGGAAAGCGATGAAACGACGCACTTCTCGATCGTGGACAGCTGGGGCAACGCGGTGTCCAACACGTTCACGCTGAACTCCAAATTCGGCAGTGGCGTGGTGGTCGAAGGCGGCGGCTTCCTGCTCAATAACGGCATGGATGACTTTTCCAGCAAGGCCGGCGTGCCGAACCGTTTCGGTCTGATGGGGGCCGTCGCGAATGCGATCGCGCCTGGCAAGCGGATGGTGTCGTCGATGGCGCCGACGCTGCTGGTCAAGGACGGGCGGGTCTGTCTCGTGATCGGTACGCCCGGGGGATCGCGCATCTTCACGTCGATTTTCCAGGTGATGAACAACTTGTTCGATTTCAAGATGCCGCTGGCGCAGGCAGTGGCGGCGATGCGCGCTCACCATCAGTTGCATCCGGAAAATACCATTTACTGGGAGCCGTATTGGCCGATCGCCGGGGTGCTTGCGGATCAACTCGAAGCCCGTGGATACCGGCTGGCATCGCGCTTCACCAACGGCGATATCCAGGTGATCCGGATCGATGGCCAACGGGTGGAGGCGGCTGCCGACCCGCGCGCGCGCGGCGTCGCCTTCACCTGCGATGCCGCAAGCCGTGCGGCGCCGGAGCTGCAGGACCGCGAGCCGTTGGCCGTTTTTTTGATGTAGACGGGCTGGCACGGCAGCGCCAGTTCATGCGGGAGGCGCTGCCGCACAGTCACTATTTCCTTCGATATTGTGAATGAGAAAATATGCACCAGACTATTAATTTTTCGCGCGGCGTGCCCGATCCGGCCTCGTTTCCGGTCGATGACATGAAAGTCATGGCGGACCGCGCGTTGTCCAAATATGGCGATCAATTGCTTCAGTACGGTCCTGCCACGGGTTTTCTTCCGCTGCGGGAATTCATCGCCCGCTGGTTCGGCCGGCAGGTACCGGAAGTCATGGTCGGCAACGGCTCTCTCGAACTGTTCGGCTTTTTGTGCGAAGCCTGCCTGCGCCCCGGCGACGTGGTCTTTGTCGAAAGCCCGACCTACGACCGCGCCCTCACCATACTGCAGAAGCATGGCGTCGAGATTGTCGGCATCGATGTCGGCGTCGACGGCATCGATCTCGCCATGTTCGAGGCGGCGTTGCGCCGCCACACGCCGAAACTGGTTTATCTGATTCCCGATTTCCAGAATCCCACGGGCATGTGCACGCCGCTGGCGGCGCGGCAGCAAATCGCCGACTGGTCGGCGCAGCACGATTTTCTGATCGTCGAAGATGGCCCGTATGGTTTTTTACGTTATACCGGCCGCGACATTCCGACCATGGTCAGCCTGGCGCCCGATCGTACGGTACACCTGAGCTCATTTACCAAATTAATCAGTCCCGGACTGCGCGTCGGTTTCATGCTGGGCAATCCGGCTATCATCGACGCAGTCAGCCGCGTGGCCGAGAGTTATTACATCACGCCTGGCTATTTTTCCCAGGGGGTCATCGCCGAGTGGTGCAATGGCGGGCTGCTCGATGCTCAACTGACGAAGCTGCGCGGCCTGTATGCGCCGCGTCTTGCAGCACTGCTGGAGGCGCTCGACCGCCATTTGCCGGGCCGCCTCGTCGGGCGGCCCGAAGGGGGCTTCTTTGCCGCGATCACGCTGGATGCGGGGATGGACGAGGCGGAGCTGCTCGGCCTGGCGCGCGACGCTGGCGTGATTCTTTCATCCGGCAACGCGTTTTTCGTGCATGCCCCGTCTCACCGTTTCATCCGGCTGCCGTTCTGTGCCTTGCCGCCGGACGTCATCGAGGAGGGCGTCCGCCGCCTTGCCAGCATGGTCGCCGCGACGCAGGCGCGGCAGCCGTCATGGGCGTAGCGGCGCGGCCCGGGGTGGCCGGCGCGGCGCCGTTGCCAACGCTGTTCTTCGACATCGACAATACCCTGTTCGATTACAGGGGGGCCGAGACTGCGGCGGCAATCGCGTTCCATGACGCCTACGCGGCGCGGCTGGCGCAAGACAAGGCCGCGTTTGTCCGCCAGTGGGCCGATCATGCGGAACGCTATTTTCAGCGTTACCTGGACGGTGAACTGACGTTGCTGCAACAACGTCGGCTACGCATCATGCTGGCGTTCGGGTTCGACCAGACGGTCAGCGTGTCCGTGCTCGACCATCTGTTCGGGCGCTACCTCGCGTATTACGAACAGAGCTGGCAATTATTTCCGGAGGTGCCGGCCGCACTGCAGCTGCTGCGAGAGTTTCCACTTGGCATCATTTCGAATGGCGATGCGACGCAACAACGCAAGAAATTGCAGGTGCTTGGCATCGCCTCGTTATTCCGCCATGTGGTGGTGTCCAGCGATCTCGGCATCAGCAAACCGGATTCGCGCATCTTTGCCGAAGCCGCGCGCCTGTCGGGCGGCACTGGCGGCCGCTGCATCTACATCGGCGACCAGCCCGACACCGATGTCCGGGCTGCCGCCAGCGCCGGCTGGCAAGCCTTCCTGGTCAATCGCGAGATGGTCGACGGAGCACCGCGGGCCTGCCTTCTCAGTGTAGCCCGGCGCATCTTGCAGGATCATGCCGCTGGCGCAGCCACGGTTTCATGACTGCATCTTTTTACTTCACTTCAACAGACAAACACTTTGAGGATATACCTATGGGAAACGAAAGCGAAGCGATATGCTGGGACCCGGCGCTGCGCCGCGACGACCGCGGCGAGAGCACAACCGAGCATGTGTTGCTCTTGAACTGTCCCAACGGACGCGGCATGGCGCACCAGGTCTCCTGCTTCCTGACGGAACAGGGCTGCCATATCAGCGATGCGGCGCAGCACAGCGATGCGCGGGCGCAGCGGCTGTTCATGCGGATTCGCTTCAGCAGCGGCGATCCGGCCGATGTGTCGGCACGCTTCGGCACCTTCGCCGCGCGCTTTCACATGGAATGGACCATGCACGATGCGCTGCGCCCGATCCGGGTAGTGGTGATGGTGTCGAAGTTCGGCCATTGCCTGAACGACTTGCTGTTTCGTGCCAAGCACGGCTTGCTGGCGGTCGAGATCTGCGCCGTGGTCTCCAACCATACCGACTGCGCTGACCTGGCCGCCAGTTATCAGATTCCGTTTTTCCACTTTCCCGTGCAAGCGCCAGTCTCGGGCGCTACGGCCGGCCATGAAGAGCGGCTGATTGCGTTCCTGAATAACGCGGCGATTGACCTGGTTGTGCTTGCCAGGTATATGCAAGTGCTGTCGCCCGGATTATGTCGTCTGCTCAGCGGGCGGGTGGTGAATATTCATCACTCCTTTTTGCCCAGTTTCAAGGGCGCGAAACCCTATGGGCAGGCGTATGAACGCGGCGTCAAGTTGATCGGCGCCACCGCGCATTTCGTGACCGAGGACCTGGATGAAGGACCGATCATCGAGCAAGAGGTGATCCGGGTCGATCATACCCATGCTCCCGAACAGCTCAGCGCCTTGGGTACCGATACGGAATGCATCGTGCTCGCCCGCGCCATCAAATGGATCGCGGAATTCAGGGTCATCCTGGATGGCCGCAAAACGGTGATCTTCAACTGATGCCTGAAGCGGCCAGGGCTCCGCTGCGCGATGATGGACGGCGCAGCGGAGCCGAGGGAGCGAAGCGCTTTGACGTGTCAATTCTGCGCGACGTGTAAATGCATGGCCATGGCGTCGGGCGCGCCGTGGCGTTGCCGCGCAGGTGACGTTGGGCACTGTGCGCGCAGAAAATCGGACAGACGGATATTTCTTGCTGCCGCCACATTCAGGCGCAGGTAGGAGGCATAGTTGTCCTTGCCCGCATCGCATTCCGCCGCCGAAAAAATATTGCCTGGAGCAAGAAGGATTTTTTCCCTGTAGGCCGCGCGGACCAACGGCGCGATGGCGACGCCAGGGGCCAGTTCGGTCCAGAGAAACAAACCATCCGCCTGCGGGTCAACGTGCAGCCCGAGCCCGTCCAATGCCTTGATTGCAGCGACACGGGCCAGCCCGAGCCGCTGCGCCAGTCGCTCGGTATGTTTGCGATAGCGCCCGCCCTGCAGTAATTCCAGCACGATGGATTCGTCGATCCGGGAACAGTTTGATACGCTGTGAATTTTTGCTTCCAGCAAGCGTTCAGTCATGCCCGGGGCCGCGGCGACGAAGCCGACGCGTACCGCCGTGCCCATGGCCTTGCTGAACGAGCGATAATAAATCACATGGTGCAGCCCCGCCAATTGCGCCAGCCTGGATGGCGTGCCCTGCGCCAAATCGCCGTAAGTGTCGTCTTCGGCGATCGTAAATTGAAAGCGCTCTGCCAGGCTGAGCAGGCGGTGGTTGTTGCTCAGGCTGCTGGTGAAGCCAGTCGGATTGTGCAACGCCGACTGGGTGAAGACGAGCTTGGGCACGGTATGCGCGCAGACCCGTTCCAGCATCGCCACGTCGATCCCGTCGGGACCGCGCGGGATCGGAATGATCTTGACGCCTTCCTGGCGCAAACGGCTCAGCAGCATCGGATAGGTGGGATTTTCGACGACGACACAATCGCCCCGTGTCAGCACGGCGCGGCAAATCAGGTCCAGCGCCTGGGTGGCGCCGGCAGTGGTGACGATATGCGCCGGATCCACAAAGATGTTTTCCTTGCCCAGGTATGCCGCCAAGGCTGCGCGCAGCGACGACAGCCCTTGGGCCGGAACGTTTGAATGCCGGTCGCCGAAGCTGCGCCATATTCTCGGCACCAGACTGTGGCTGTTGACGTCGGCGAGCCAACTGCGCGGTAATGCGCCGCTGCCGGCCGCGACCCAGTCTTCGTCGATCTCGGCGGCACTGCGCGTGAGCCAGATCGCATCGAGCTCCCCGCTTGCGCCGGTATTATCGTCGTCGCGCCTGGCGGCAGGCGCCCTTGGCTGGCTCCGGGCGACGAAAAAGCCGCTGGAGGCCTGGCTGACGACCAGGCCCAATGCGACCAGGCGATCATAAGCGATCACTGCCGTATAAGTGCTGACGCCGACGTTTTGCGCGAAACGCCTGATCGACGGCAAGCGCATCCCGGCACCCAGCACGCCTTGTTGAACAAACGTACTAAATTGTTCAACAATCTGATCAGTCAACGGTAATGCGGAACATCTATCTAT includes these proteins:
- a CDS encoding PLP-dependent aminotransferase family protein; its protein translation is MHQTINFSRGVPDPASFPVDDMKVMADRALSKYGDQLLQYGPATGFLPLREFIARWFGRQVPEVMVGNGSLELFGFLCEACLRPGDVVFVESPTYDRALTILQKHGVEIVGIDVGVDGIDLAMFEAALRRHTPKLVYLIPDFQNPTGMCTPLAARQQIADWSAQHDFLIVEDGPYGFLRYTGRDIPTMVSLAPDRTVHLSSFTKLISPGLRVGFMLGNPAIIDAVSRVAESYYITPGYFSQGVIAEWCNGGLLDAQLTKLRGLYAPRLAALLEALDRHLPGRLVGRPEGGFFAAITLDAGMDEAELLGLARDAGVILSSGNAFFVHAPSHRFIRLPFCALPPDVIEEGVRRLASMVAATQARQPSWA
- a CDS encoding HAD family hydrolase — encoded protein: MGVAARPGVAGAAPLPTLFFDIDNTLFDYRGAETAAAIAFHDAYAARLAQDKAAFVRQWADHAERYFQRYLDGELTLLQQRRLRIMLAFGFDQTVSVSVLDHLFGRYLAYYEQSWQLFPEVPAALQLLREFPLGIISNGDATQQRKKLQVLGIASLFRHVVVSSDLGISKPDSRIFAEAARLSGGTGGRCIYIGDQPDTDVRAAASAGWQAFLVNREMVDGAPRACLLSVARRILQDHAAGAATVS
- the purU gene encoding formyltetrahydrofolate deformylase; protein product: MGNESEAICWDPALRRDDRGESTTEHVLLLNCPNGRGMAHQVSCFLTEQGCHISDAAQHSDARAQRLFMRIRFSSGDPADVSARFGTFAARFHMEWTMHDALRPIRVVVMVSKFGHCLNDLLFRAKHGLLAVEICAVVSNHTDCADLAASYQIPFFHFPVQAPVSGATAGHEERLIAFLNNAAIDLVVLARYMQVLSPGLCRLLSGRVVNIHHSFLPSFKGAKPYGQAYERGVKLIGATAHFVTEDLDEGPIIEQEVIRVDHTHAPEQLSALGTDTECIVLARAIKWIAEFRVILDGRKTVIFN
- a CDS encoding PLP-dependent aminotransferase family protein; the encoded protein is MITIDRCSALPLTDQIVEQFSTFVQQGVLGAGMRLPSIRRFAQNVGVSTYTAVIAYDRLVALGLVVSQASSGFFVARSQPRAPAARRDDDNTGASGELDAIWLTRSAAEIDEDWVAAGSGALPRSWLADVNSHSLVPRIWRSFGDRHSNVPAQGLSSLRAALAAYLGKENIFVDPAHIVTTAGATQALDLICRAVLTRGDCVVVENPTYPMLLSRLRQEGVKIIPIPRGPDGIDVAMLERVCAHTVPKLVFTQSALHNPTGFTSSLSNNHRLLSLAERFQFTIAEDDTYGDLAQGTPSRLAQLAGLHHVIYYRSFSKAMGTAVRVGFVAAAPGMTERLLEAKIHSVSNCSRIDESIVLELLQGGRYRKHTERLAQRLGLARVAAIKALDGLGLHVDPQADGLFLWTELAPGVAIAPLVRAAYREKILLAPGNIFSAAECDAGKDNYASYLRLNVAAARNIRLSDFLRAQCPTSPARQRHGAPDAMAMHLHVAQN